In Abyssisolibacter fermentans, the genomic stretch TATACCGAAGATAATAATAACATTTTGGATATTGATAAGTTTTATAATAAGCATGAACAGATTATCAAAAAGCGAACAAAGTAATACAAATAAAAATATATAGGTGCAATGGGGATGTCCCTATTGCATTATATAATGCTAGTTATTATGTTATTTTTCAAATTAGTATTAATAGTAGTTATTAATGTTTAAATAAATGAAATGTTTGAACAAAGGTTATAGCTATAAATCTTCCAGGATACAATAAAAACATTAAAAAGATTAACATTCTATTTAGATTATCTGAAAAGCGAAAGGGGTTATTTATTAACCCACCAAACCATCCTATATTAGAATAATCAGGCTTAGGTACAATCATATAACTTATTAAACAGTATATAAATAATATAATAATAAATTTAATAATATTTTCTGCATTAGTTTTATATCTTATTGTTATATGAAATAAAAACCAGATAATTAATATAGATATAATTAATTTTAGTAATAGAATAATAATATTTGTTTCTTTAGGTTTATTACTAAATTTTTCTATTTTCCCAATTCCACCTGGATTAAATTTTTCAAAAAGTATTTCGAATAATCCCATTTTATTACACCTGCCTATTATGTGTTCTTATTAAATATAATTTATTTTGTAGCTTGTGATTTAAGTATATTTAACTATTCTTATAATAAAACTTATAGAAAACATTATTAATACTTTGATATTTCCTGTATAGCTTTAATTTCAAAACTAATGCTTTAATTATATATGGAAATCAATACTATTATAAACTAATATAAACAAATATACAATAAAATAAAAGAGGAATTATCTTTTTCATACCTTTTTTAAACAATATTAGTGCAAAATTAACAAGAAATAAAAGGGTTTGTAAGATAAATATAGAAATACAATTATGTAGATGATGTCTACAGAATATGAGCGACTCCTATAAAAGCTGAAAAAGTCACGAATTCATAACGTTAGTGGAAACCCTAGATTAATGTGTAATAGTATGAAATTACATGCTAAATAGGAATAAGCTGAACAGAAATTTAAAATATTAATGATAAATGAGGTATGAACAATGATAAAAACAATTTATAGGTTTGAGGAAGTAATTGATTTTGCATGGGAATTAAGTCAGAATAATTTACATGCTAGTTATCCAAGAAGAAAATCAGTGAAAGAGATTAAAGAAGATATTGAAAAAGCTATCAATGCAGATAATGAAAATATAGTAGCATGCTATCATCAAAATGAATTATGCGGAGTTTGTATTTATTTTTGGGAAAGTAATGAAAAATATGCACAAACAATAGAATTTTTAATAAGAGAGGATTATGATCACATTGCAGAAGAATTGATTAGTTATATAAGCACGCAATTAGTTGGATATGAACTATTTATAGGTGTACCATATTCAAATAGAAATGCAAATCAATATTTTAAGAAAAAGAAATTGAATGCATTGAAGCTAGTATTGATACCAGATTATATAATTTAGTATCGCATATTAATCAAAAACATGATTGTGTAGAAAAAATAACTGAAAGTAATTTTGCAGAATATGCTATATTTCATGACAAATATGCTATGGAAATGTACTATAATAGCAGAAATTTGCAAAAAGATATAGAGCGTTTTCGAGTATTTGTTTTTAGGCAAGATGAAGTGATTCATGCAAGCATATTTGCTAAGATTAACAAAGACAAAAACATAGCAGAAGTCTTTGGCTTATTCGTTGATGAAGAATATGAAAATAATGGTATTGAAAGTATTTTAATTAATGAAATGTTAATGCAATTATATAATGAATTTGATGCAATAAAGGAAATTATATATTTTATTGATGAAGATTGTACTGATGAATTAAATTCAGCTTTGACTGCGGGTTTTGAGATTAAAGATAAATACAGATGTTATAAATACATACTTTAGTTCGATAAATTTTTTTAGTAGTAATGATTCTTAATTTTCATATTTTAGTAATATTTAGAACTAACATACGAAGATTTAAAAGTTTGATAACGCCACCTTTTTAGGTAGTTATTTGAGGAAGGAGAAAAACAAATGATACAACTTGGTTGCAATTATTCTCAAGAATTAATTGAAATAATAACAAAAGAAAAAGTAGAGGTATCATGGATAAAACTTGCTAATGAAGTTTTATATGATACTCAATTTGAAGCAATTAAATCCATAAGACCAGGACTTTTTCATATAGTACCGTATGTGTTAAGTAATCAATATCATAAAGATTGGAATTTGGAAAGGTTAAATAAAGCTATTAGAGAATGCAAATCTCCTCATGTTGGTGTCCATTTACGTGCTAATAAAAATGATATAAAGGGTGTTATAACTAGGGAAGTATTAAAACAGAAAACGTTAGCTAAAATTAGAGAAGGGAAAAGAGATATTAAAAGTACATATTTAGTCGAGAACATGCCTATTACTTGTTTACCAGAGGATTATAAAACCTTGGCAGATCCAAAATTTATAAAGGAAATATGTGAAGAAGCAGGTATTGGTTTGCTATTAGATGTTTCTCATCTTAAAATAAGTGCATGGTATAGAGGGGAATCTGAAAAGTCTTATCTAAATAAACTTCCATTAAGTTTGGTAAAGGAGATACATATTAATGGTCCAAGATTAATTGAAAATGAGTATTATGATTCTCACTTGGAAATGAGAGAAGAAGATTATACCTTTTTAGAAGAGGTACTATCATTAACACAACCAAGTATTGTAACACTAGAATATGGTGGACCAAGGAATGATAATATAGAGACTGATATCAATCTACTTCAGACGCAGTTAGAGAAGCTTTCAAGCATTATAAAGAAATAGGGTATCATCATTAAGCTGTAGTCTAATGACCTAAACATCTAGGCAAGGTTGAACGTATGTCCATAGGGCTCGGATAGGCAATGTGTTCTTATAAATAAAAGAAAAACATCATTGCTATTTTTAGCACAATGCCTAGTATAAAAATGAATTATAGAGAAGAAAGCTTTCTATTTATCCATATTATATAAAGTTTGATCATTTATTCAGATTTATTAAATGAGTTTAGGATTATTTTATAAAAAGGTTTATAACATTTGATATTTTACAGAAGTAGACTGATAGGAAAATTTATTGATTTTGTGTGTTACAAAAAAAGGGGGATATACATGAATAAAATCTCTTATTTAATTTTATTGGGTATGATTGTGATGGGTTTAGCTTTTACTGGCTGTGTATCCCAGGAATCTTTAGAAAAAGAAATTATTAGTAGTTTGGAAAATAGGGATTTTGATTTATTAGAAAAAGATTATAACATATATCTAGAAAAATACTCTGACAAATTACCAGAGTTAAAAGAATCCATGAGACCTAAGATTATTTTAGCAATAGAAAAATATGCAGAAGATAAAGATACTGATAAGTTAAAAATTTACATAGAAAAACTAGAAAAATTAGATAAAGATTATATTAAAACATTAATTCAACCAATTATACAAAAATATTTATCAAAAGAAAATTATCAAAATTCTAAATCAATAATATCGACTATTTCAGAGTGTGAATACGATATGGTTAGAGAAGAAATAATGAGTATATTTAATGATTATAAAGATAAAAAAGAATATAAAGAGGCTAAATTATTTATTAATGAATTATTAGGTATGCAACCAAATGTAATTGATAAAAAAATAGTAGAGACTATTAATGCTAAACCAAATGTTCCTATTTTTGAATTTAAATCTGGACAATATTATAAAGAACGCTTTGTAAAAATTGGATCTAGTAACAAAGTATATTACACAAGTGCTAATAGTGAGCTAAGTAATGGGTGGAAGATATACGAAGGTTATATTAGGTTGTATCCGGGTGAAAATGAAATCGAAGCTAAAGCAATAAATGAATGGGGTAATGTAAGCGATATAGTGAAAACTAGCATAAAAATATATTCATCACAAGAATATTCGCCTAAGTATGCAAAAAAATTCAATTATGTACACATGGCATTTTATAAAAAATTAAAAAATACTTTTGATAAAAATAAGTTTACATTAAAAAGTAAAACTGGAGATGTAATAAAAATAGATAAAATTTCAAAAGGTGTTGATGGTAATAAAAATACAATATTAATCATACCACAAACTAAACTTAATAAAGGAGCATACATTATGAAAATTGACAAGGATACTATAAAATTTACTGATGGAGATGTGTACAATAAAGAGATAATTTTTCAATTAATAGTAAAGTAATGAGTAATAGTATTTGATAGTATACTAAGGAAGTTTCAAATGAATGAAGTCTATGAGAATTCATCATTTAGAGACTTCCTTTTTGTCTTAATATACTAAGCAAAGATTTTATTGACATTAAGAATATAAAAAATTAATTATAAGAGTATACGAAAATGAAGAGTTATAATTGAAGAAAGCATTACATAACACGTCTAAATCCTGTGTTATCTATGATTAAAATAAAGATGAAGAAACACAGACTTGATAAAAAAGTAATATAGGCATATATTATTATGCCTATATTACAAATTATCTTTTATAATTTTTTGTAGAATGCTAGATTTGCAGAATTTTTTCCCTCAAATGAGACTTTATTTTTTAAATTAAATTCATTCTGAGTATACGACTTATAAAAAATTCTACCTGTAGAAATTCGACTGCCTGGAGTGAAATTACTCCATTCATCACTTGTGAATAGGTCCTTTAAAGAGAATACATCACCAGAGCTTTTTGTAGATAATCTCTCTAAAACTTTGTTAACCGTTAGTTTTTGGCCTAGGTAGTTTGGTAGTGCTGACGATAATAAAAAATCAGTTAAAGTTAAATTAGATTCATCAGCAAGCGACTGTAATTTTTTATAATCACTTTCTGAAACTCTTAAAGTAATTTGTGCCATAATATTACCTCCAATAGTTTATATTTTAGTTTGAAACATACTATGCAAACCATACTATGTACAACATAGTATGTAATTACATAATAATATATATTTGGACTTATGTCAAGAGAAATTATTATATTTTTTATTAAATTAAAAATTATCGCGGTTTTGTGTGTTGTATGAAAAGAGGGACATTAAGAAAAAATTACTTGTTTTCTCATTCTGTTTGGTATGATTTATCTGGGTTAGAGTTATAACATTTAGTTATATCGAATTATACAATAAAGAGATGAGTTTTTAATTTTTAGTAAAGCAATGAGGAATAGTAATTTGTAAGCCCATTAAGGAAGTTTTCAACGATTTTCTTTTTGAGACTTTTTTTGTGTAAATTTTCGTATCTAATAATTTTCTTTCATATTTAGAAAAGATTTTATTGACATCAAAGATATAAAAGATTATATTATAACTGAACAGTGTAAAATAATTGAACAGTGTATAATTTAAAATTATAGTTATTATATTATAAAAGTTGTATTAGTATAAGGAGAATTTTATATGAGTAAAGAAAGACAAATTAAAAAAGAGATGAAATAATAGAATTAATATTAGATACTGCTAGAGGAATTGTTGCTGAAGAAGGAATAGAAAAGCTATCTAAATGAAAAATTCAATATATAGAGGGAGGAATAGTATGATATCAAGTAGTAAAAAAGTAATTGTAATTTATAAAACCAAATATGGAAGCTCTAAACAATATGCAGAGTGGATAGCAGAAGAAGTTAATGCTGATTTGTATAAATGTTCCGATGTTAGTATAGAAGATTTACAAAAATATAAAACTATTGTGTACGGTGGTTCTTTATATGCTTGTGGTATACTAGGAGTTAAATTACTAACAAATAATTTTGAAATGCTAAAAGATAAAAAAATAATAGTCTTTTCAGTTGGAGCAGCTGCTCCTAAAGAAAAAGCATATAATGATGTTAAAAATAACAATTTTACAGCTGATATGTTAAATAATATGAACTTTTTTATGTTAAGAGGAGGGTTTAATTATCAGAAGTTAAATCTAGTGGATAAATTCTTAATGAATTTGATGAAACTTAAAATTAAAAGTAAAAAAGAAGAAGAAATAGATGAAGAAAGCAGAGAGCTTCTTAAAAGTTTCGATAATCCAGTAAGCTTTGTTAATAAAAAAGCTCTAACACCGGTAATTGAGTGTATCAAAAATAATTAATTATAAGTTTGGTAATAAGGGTAGCGGGGATTTCTATATTTCACTTACAAAATATAATGTAGAAATACATGAAATAAAAGTTTTATAGAAATAAATATAGTTATGTTATATGAGTATCCAGATATAGGAATATTATAAGTTAGCTAAATATAAATTATAGCTGGAATAAGAAATAAAAATAAATATTTAATTATTGTATTTGTTATTATTTTAAGAGAAAACATAAACACCTTTTTTATAATAACAACAAGATAAATATATATGAGCCATGAAATTGTAAAATATTTCATGGTTTCTTTTTTAATATAGAACCTAAAAATCATGTTACTAACTTTACAGAAGCATATTTTATCTTGCGACATTCTCCATATTTTTCAGCATTAGAATTTTCAATATCTTTGTACGAGAAACACTATAAATTGAGTGTATTCTGAAAATTTTTTAAACCAAAAGTGCCTGACTAAATGGTATGTTTGGTTTTTTTATGGTTTTTATTGTGTATTTAATGTAGTGTAGACAGACACAAATGTATTTTCATGTTGAATAAATATCTAAGTAATAGATTTATCATAATGTTAAACAGGAGAGATTTTCTTTTTCTATAGTATGTAGGTATTGTATTTATAAGATGAAAGTGTTAATATAATTCTATATTCTATAGAATATAGAATGTGAAAAATTAGATATGATAAGGTGGTGTTCAAATGAAACAAATTTTGATGTCAAAGATAGCAAGAAAAATTTTGAAGGATTGCCTAGATGTGAGTAAAGGAGAGGAATTATTAATTATAACAGAGCCAGAGAAGATGACAATAGCGACTAGTATTGCAACAATTGCATATGAAATGAGTGTTGAACCTGTAATTTCTGTGATGATTCCAAGAGAAAATGATAGTCAAGAGCCTCCTGCTACTATAGCAGAAGCTATGAAGGCAAGTGATGCTTTCATTGCGGTTGTTGGAAAATCAATTACTCATACTTATGCTGTAAAGAATGCAATTACAAATGGATCAAGAGGTATTGTATTGACTCAATTCAGTGAAGATATGATGATTCATGGAGGTATGGAAGCCGATTTCCGAGCACTTGCACCACAATGTAAAGCAATAGCAAAAGAACTTGAAAATAGCGAAATAATTAAGTTGACGACACCATATGGGACAGATTTAACTTTTTCAGCCAAAGGCAGAAGAGGTAATGCGCTATACTGTATGGTTGATAAAGGAGAATTTTCAACAGCACCAACTATTGAAGCTAATGTTTCTCCTCTTGAAAATACAGCAAATGGGAAAATAGTGGTAGATGCAAGTATTCCATACTTAGGGATAGGGTTGCTTGAAGAACTAATTCATATTGATGTTAGAGATGGAAAAATTGTTTCTATTGCTGGTGGAAAGCAGGCGGAAATATTGATAGAGGATTTAAAAGCAAAAGAGGATGAAAATGTTTATAATATTGCTGAATTAGGTGTTGGTTTGAATCCAAAATGTAGCTTTGTTGGATTAATGCTAGAAGATGAAGGTGTTTATGGTACTGTGCACATTGGTATTGGCACTAACATAACATTAGGTGGAGTTGTTAAAGCAAAATGTCATTATGATTTGATTATGACAAAACCGACAATTGTGGCAGATGGAAAGTTATTGCTAAAGGATGGAGAAGTGATGATAGAATAAGTGAACTTTAGCGAGATAGGTTTCTTAAATATTTCATAAAAAAATGTTAGAATATAAATAGGAGGATAATATGAAATTTTTTATTAATAGAGGGAATAGTAATACGAAAGTTTTTTATACATATGAAGACAGCGAGATTCTTGGATTAGACCAACCATCAGAGTCGATAATGACTGCAATTAGTTACTTAAAAGAATCTGGTGAATATGCAGGAAAAATGAGTGATATTGGATATATTGCCAATTATGAAAGTAAAGAGAGATTGATTTTTGTAGGACTTGGTAATAAAGATGAGGTTGATGAAGAAAGAATTAGAAGAGTAACTTCTAATCTAGCTAAGTTTTGTAGAGATAAAAATATTTTGAATTTTGAATTATATTTTACTCAAGTAGATATTATGCTAAAAAAATTTTTAACCGCATTTGTTGAATCTATGAACATGACACTTTACAAATATAATGCTTATAAAGTGGAAAAAGAAGAATATACACTTGAAGATATATATATCAATACTATGCAAGTAGAAGAGTTACAAAGTGAAATAAGAGAGGCAATTGTTTTATCTGATTGTGTTAAAATTACAAGAGATTTGGTCAATGAACCTGCAAATATTCAAACACCTGTTAAGCTAGCTCAGGATTGTAAAAAACTTGGTGATAAATATGGATTTGAAACAACAATTCTAGGAGAAAAAGAGATACAAGAATTAAGGATGCAATCGTTTTATTCAGTTGGGCAAGGTTCTAAAAATGAGTCGCAGTTAATAGTGATGAGATATAATGGAAATAAGGATAGTAAAGATATTATAGGGCTTGTAGGTAAAGGTGTAACATACGACAGTGGAGGACTTAATCTAAAAAGTGGACCTAGAATGATTACAATGAAACATGATATGGCAGGCGCAGGTGCAACTATCGGTGTTATGTGTGCAATTGCAAAGCAAAAACTAAATGTTAATGTGATAGGAGTGGTTGCAGCTTGTGAGAATGTAGTATCTTCAGATTCGTATAAACCAGGAGATATTATTAGTTCAATGTCAGGGAAAACATTTGAAATACACAGTACAGATGCTGAAGGAAGATTGACTATTGTAGACGCGATAACATATGCAATTCGATGTGAGAAAGTGTCTATGATAATTGATATA encodes the following:
- a CDS encoding GNAT family N-acetyltransferase, producing the protein MEMYYNSRNLQKDIERFRVFVFRQDEVIHASIFAKINKDKNIAEVFGLFVDEEYENNGIESILINEMLMQLYNEFDAIKEIIYFIDEDCTDELNSALTAGFEIKDKYRCYKYIL
- a CDS encoding DUF692 family multinuclear iron-containing protein encodes the protein MIQLGCNYSQELIEIITKEKVEVSWIKLANEVLYDTQFEAIKSIRPGLFHIVPYVLSNQYHKDWNLERLNKAIRECKSPHVGVHLRANKNDIKGVITREVLKQKTLAKIREGKRDIKSTYLVENMPITCLPEDYKTLADPKFIKEICEEAGIGLLLDVSHLKISAWYRGESEKSYLNKLPLSLVKEIHINGPRLIENEYYDSHLEMREEDYTFLEEVLSLTQPSIVTLEYGGPRNDNIETDINLLQTQLEKLSSIIKK
- a CDS encoding DUF1413 domain-containing protein; amino-acid sequence: MAQITLRVSESDYKKLQSLADESNLTLTDFLLSSALPNYLGQKLTVNKVLERLSTKSSGDVFSLKDLFTSDEWSNFTPGSRISTGRIFYKSYTQNEFNLKNKVSFEGKNSANLAFYKKL
- a CDS encoding flavodoxin domain-containing protein, giving the protein MISSSKKVIVIYKTKYGSSKQYAEWIAEEVNADLYKCSDVSIEDLQKYKTIVYGGSLYACGILGVKLLTNNFEMLKDKKIIVFSVGAAAPKEKAYNDVKNNNFTADMLNNMNFFMLRGGFNYQKLNLVDKFLMNLMKLKIKSKKEEEIDEESRELLKSFDNPVSFVNKKALTPVIECIKNN
- a CDS encoding aminopeptidase, which gives rise to MKQILMSKIARKILKDCLDVSKGEELLIITEPEKMTIATSIATIAYEMSVEPVISVMIPRENDSQEPPATIAEAMKASDAFIAVVGKSITHTYAVKNAITNGSRGIVLTQFSEDMMIHGGMEADFRALAPQCKAIAKELENSEIIKLTTPYGTDLTFSAKGRRGNALYCMVDKGEFSTAPTIEANVSPLENTANGKIVVDASIPYLGIGLLEELIHIDVRDGKIVSIAGGKQAEILIEDLKAKEDENVYNIAELGVGLNPKCSFVGLMLEDEGVYGTVHIGIGTNITLGGVVKAKCHYDLIMTKPTIVADGKLLLKDGEVMIE
- a CDS encoding leucyl aminopeptidase: MKFFINRGNSNTKVFYTYEDSEILGLDQPSESIMTAISYLKESGEYAGKMSDIGYIANYESKERLIFVGLGNKDEVDEERIRRVTSNLAKFCRDKNILNFELYFTQVDIMLKKFLTAFVESMNMTLYKYNAYKVEKEEYTLEDIYINTMQVEELQSEIREAIVLSDCVKITRDLVNEPANIQTPVKLAQDCKKLGDKYGFETTILGEKEIQELRMQSFYSVGQGSKNESQLIVMRYNGNKDSKDIIGLVGKGVTYDSGGLNLKSGPRMITMKHDMAGAGATIGVMCAIAKQKLNVNVIGVVAACENVVSSDSYKPGDIISSMSGKTFEIHSTDAEGRLTIVDAITYAIRCEKVSMIIDIATLTGASRKLFGSYASPFTSNRDNLSDKLHNISKKTGELMYRIPLLEDCINNIKGTISDYQNTSTNKTAGMINAALIIREFVEGKPWIHIDAAGTMWLDGEMYYHTKGGSGWGVRTLYHFIKTLQNNV